The nucleotide window TTTAACCACTCTTCTACCTCCCGGAGGTAAAACTGGCACATTACTTTTGAATTATGACACCGAAGACACTTCCGTGGTGGTTAGCAGGGACAAATGTCCCTGTGGGAGGACTCATATGAGAATAATGAACCCGGAGAGGGAAGCAGAAACTGCATGGGTGATGGGTGCACCTTTTAACCGGGTAGATATTGAGAGGGGTGTTTTTCAGAGGGAAAACATGGACTACCTAACTGGGGAGTATGAGGCCTTTCTCTACGGTGATGAAGAGGAGGTTACCCTCAGGGTAAGTGTGGAGTGTCAGGATACCAAAAACTGTGCACCGGAGCTGGTCCAGGAAAACTTTTTAAAATCATTCCTTCAATACAAACCTCCCCTACATGAAGCATACCAGGATGCTAACTTTAAAATCCAGTTTAATTTTACTGGACCAGGCGGTCTTGAATTATATAAGATCAGGGGTAGGCCTAAACGTTTAATTGATCGTCGCTGAAAGTAAATTGATGGGAAAAAGATATTATTTATCTGCGGGGGTTATGTTCCGAAGATGATCGATCTAAATTAAGAAATATTGCTAAATTTGGAAAAATTTTTAAAAAAATATTTTTAAAAAATTGCTGGAAAATAAAGATTTTAAAATATCAGTAGAAAGCAGGATGAACTAAATCTTCAAGGGCAAAATAAAATCAGTGGGATGAATAAAAATCTTTGTATTACGAACTAAGTAGGATGAAGTAAGTAGGATGAACTAAAATCATTTATTGAGATTTTGAACTTCCAAAACTTTTATAGAATTGGTAGGGCAGTTTAACTGACATTCAAGACAGCCACAACATTCGTCGGTGTTAATATTACATTTTAAGTCCACGATTGAAATATTCTTCATGAGACAGGCGTCCACACACACGCCACAGCCAATACAAGTATCCTTCACTTTGGCCTGAAATTCCTGTTCAATGAGAATATCCACAATGGTCCGTGTGTTATCAAGGTCTCCGGTTAAAGAATAAGTCATGTACAGGAAATCCCGGTTACAACAATTGGTAATGCTTTCAGCAACTTCTATGGAGCTCCATGACAGATTTCTACCATTTAAGTAATGTGAAACTGTTGA belongs to uncultured Methanobacterium sp. and includes:
- a CDS encoding helix-turn-helix domain-containing protein codes for the protein MPKHITSGLKYLAAVKLREQGYFQKDIADKLGMDRSTVSHYLNGRNLSWSSIEVAESITNCCNRDFLYMTYSLTGDLDNTRTIVDILIEQEFQAKVKDTCIGCGVCVDACLMKNISIVDLKCNINTDECCGCLECQLNCPTNSIKVLEVQNLNK